The Rhodococcus triatomae genome includes a window with the following:
- a CDS encoding 2-amino-3,7-dideoxy-D-threo-hept-6-ulosonate synthase gives MLTLPARAHRHTPSGKRIRLSRISDHRTGRTLVVPLDHSVTVGPLGSADHADTLIRTLADAGADAVVLHRGRARHVDPDAFANMGLIVHLSAGTTMSIDTHAKTLVAGVEDALRMGADAVSVHVNIGSATERVQLEDFGRISAECETLGVPLLAMMYARGAGRSGMPTAAELAHLASIATDLGADMVKLDYSGSSETMRAVAASCPLPICVAGGDRAGDDQDVVALAAEIMDSGVAGLSFGRNIFEATHPHGVASALAHLVHDRGSAGNRTGTGTHNAVIGERIDVAAQLETA, from the coding sequence ATGCTGACGTTGCCTGCACGCGCGCACCGGCATACCCCGAGCGGCAAGCGAATCCGGCTGTCCCGGATCTCGGACCACCGGACCGGTCGCACCCTCGTCGTCCCGCTGGACCACTCGGTCACCGTCGGCCCGCTGGGCAGCGCCGACCACGCCGACACCTTGATCCGGACCCTGGCCGACGCCGGTGCCGACGCCGTCGTCCTGCATCGCGGCCGCGCCAGGCACGTCGATCCCGACGCCTTCGCGAACATGGGGCTGATCGTGCACCTGTCCGCGGGAACCACCATGAGCATCGACACCCACGCCAAGACCCTGGTCGCCGGGGTGGAAGACGCGCTCCGGATGGGCGCGGACGCGGTGAGTGTCCACGTCAACATCGGTTCGGCCACCGAACGGGTTCAGCTCGAGGACTTCGGACGGATCTCGGCGGAGTGCGAGACGCTCGGCGTCCCCCTGCTTGCGATGATGTATGCCCGCGGAGCGGGACGCAGCGGTATGCCCACCGCGGCCGAGCTCGCCCACCTCGCGTCGATCGCGACCGATCTGGGTGCCGACATGGTCAAACTCGACTACAGCGGATCCAGCGAGACGATGCGGGCGGTGGCGGCGAGCTGCCCGCTGCCGATCTGCGTCGCGGGCGGTGACCGTGCGGGCGACGACCAGGACGTCGTCGCGCTCGCCGCCGAGATCATGGATTCGGGAGTTGCGGGCCTGAGCTTCGGACGCAACATCTTCGAGGCCACCCACCCGCACGGAGTCGCCTCCGCGCTGGCACACCTGGTCCACGACCGCGGGTCTGCCGGGAATCGCACCGGCACAGGCACTCACAATGCGGTGATCGGCGAGCGAATCGACGTCGCCGCCCAGCTCGAGACCGCCTGA
- a CDS encoding 3-dehydroquinate synthase II family protein produces the protein MDSTIVTDQIVPLAGAGTDLRRTPVSREGHFGWLDVRALDEALLPAVVQAALHHRIDGLVADDPRVFDGLPPTIRRILLVDAPAVDDFPYEDADLVVVADRADARSPHIGHTPDRGVHVVVSDAASLQEACEVVREVPWTLLTFTDPTKIPLEIVIAAAENSGGRTVTTVTDVEDAEIVKLVLEHGSDGLLLAPRSADDVARLANIVEHQPEHMELSVLVVDKIEHIGMGDRACIDTCSLLEKDEGCLIGSFSTGMFLSCSETHPLPYMPTRPFRWNAGAVHSYVLGPENRTRYVSELQAGFPILAVRSDGSVREVRIGRVKIEKRPLLSITATAPNGKTVNVITQDDWHVRLLGPGGSVNNVTELSAGDELLGYVPSEARHVGLPITEFCDER, from the coding sequence ATGGACAGCACAATCGTCACCGACCAGATCGTCCCGTTGGCCGGTGCCGGAACCGACCTGCGCCGCACCCCGGTGAGCCGGGAAGGCCACTTCGGCTGGCTCGACGTCCGGGCGCTGGACGAGGCCCTCCTCCCCGCCGTCGTCCAGGCGGCCCTGCACCATCGCATCGACGGACTGGTCGCCGACGACCCCCGGGTGTTCGACGGCCTGCCGCCGACCATCCGGCGGATCCTCCTGGTGGATGCCCCGGCCGTCGACGACTTCCCTTACGAGGACGCCGATCTCGTCGTGGTCGCCGACCGCGCGGACGCCCGGTCCCCCCACATCGGCCACACACCGGATCGCGGCGTCCACGTCGTCGTCTCCGATGCCGCGAGCCTGCAGGAAGCCTGCGAGGTCGTCCGCGAAGTGCCGTGGACGTTGCTCACCTTCACCGATCCGACGAAGATCCCACTCGAGATCGTGATCGCCGCCGCCGAGAACTCCGGCGGCCGCACCGTCACCACGGTCACCGACGTCGAGGACGCCGAGATCGTCAAGCTCGTCCTCGAGCACGGCTCCGACGGACTGCTGCTCGCGCCGCGCTCGGCCGACGACGTCGCCCGGCTCGCGAACATCGTCGAACACCAGCCCGAGCACATGGAACTGTCGGTCCTGGTCGTGGACAAGATCGAGCACATCGGGATGGGCGATCGCGCGTGTATCGACACCTGCTCGCTGCTGGAGAAGGACGAGGGATGCCTCATCGGCTCGTTCTCGACCGGCATGTTCCTGTCCTGCAGCGAAACCCATCCGCTGCCCTACATGCCGACGCGGCCCTTCCGCTGGAACGCCGGCGCGGTGCACTCGTACGTGCTCGGCCCGGAGAACCGCACCCGCTACGTCAGCGAGCTGCAGGCCGGCTTCCCGATCCTCGCCGTCCGTTCCGACGGCAGCGTGCGCGAGGTACGCATCGGCCGGGTGAAGATCGAGAAGCGTCCACTGCTGTCGATCACCGCGACCGCACCGAACGGCAAGACCGTCAACGTCATCACCCAGGACGACTGGCACGTGCGCCTGCTCGGCCCGGGTGGGTCGGTGAACAACGTCACCGAGTTGTCCGCGGGCGACGAGCTGCTCGGCTACGTCCCGAGCGAGGCACGCCACGTCGGATTGCCGATCACCGAGTTCTGCGACGAACGGTAG
- a CDS encoding LLM class flavin-dependent oxidoreductase, with protein sequence MDHPDILWYIGANDGAVPWDPRHRDTPSFEALRHQARTLDRLGFFGALTTAREAVALVGDTERLRFVVPEYPGVKPPALMAEQAQVFDHYSGGRLIFNQVNGADPVLARYGLFHPKDERYARSVEYWTQVRKLYLDEADAFTGDHFEYGPRYKPEIPGPRQPGGVPIWGTGASPAGIDHAAEVLDAYLTFMGPVDEMSTLFTKVRKAAAETGRSMRFGVLASVIVRETEDEAWERFEWQLANTSPESVLATADRNLVSFGFDPLEALTSPDAQVRARIEALRSGRLPTRADLEFAPNMAAGLTTWTAAEPPFDVAGKGTGTYLVGSADNVAARMQEMQDALGIDIWILSGWPLAAEAENTARLLFPRLGVR encoded by the coding sequence GTGGATCATCCGGACATCCTCTGGTACATCGGCGCGAACGACGGTGCGGTGCCGTGGGATCCGCGGCACCGCGACACGCCGTCGTTCGAGGCGCTGCGCCACCAGGCCCGCACCCTCGACCGGCTCGGGTTCTTCGGTGCCCTGACCACGGCACGCGAGGCCGTCGCACTGGTGGGCGACACCGAGCGGCTGCGTTTCGTGGTGCCGGAGTACCCGGGCGTCAAGCCGCCGGCACTGATGGCGGAGCAGGCGCAGGTGTTCGATCACTACTCGGGCGGCCGGTTGATCTTCAACCAGGTCAACGGAGCGGATCCGGTGCTGGCGCGGTACGGCCTGTTCCACCCGAAGGACGAACGCTATGCGCGTTCGGTGGAGTACTGGACGCAGGTGCGCAAGCTCTACCTGGACGAGGCCGACGCGTTCACCGGCGACCACTTCGAGTACGGACCGCGGTACAAGCCCGAGATCCCCGGTCCCCGCCAACCCGGCGGGGTACCGATCTGGGGTACCGGGGCGTCACCGGCCGGAATCGACCACGCCGCCGAGGTTCTCGATGCGTACCTGACGTTCATGGGCCCGGTCGACGAGATGTCCACCCTGTTCACCAAGGTCCGCAAGGCGGCAGCCGAGACCGGTCGCAGCATGCGCTTCGGCGTGCTGGCCTCGGTGATCGTGCGGGAGACCGAGGACGAGGCGTGGGAGCGGTTCGAGTGGCAACTCGCGAACACCTCACCGGAGTCGGTTCTCGCCACCGCGGACCGCAATCTCGTGAGCTTCGGGTTCGACCCGCTCGAGGCCCTCACCTCACCGGACGCTCAGGTCCGGGCACGGATCGAGGCGTTGCGCTCCGGACGCCTGCCGACCCGCGCGGATCTCGAGTTCGCCCCGAACATGGCGGCCGGCCTCACCACCTGGACGGCGGCCGAGCCGCCGTTCGACGTGGCCGGCAAGGGCACCGGAACCTACCTGGTGGGCAGCGCCGACAACGTCGCCGCTCGCATGCAGGAGATGCAGGACGCCCTCGGAATCGACATCTGGATCCTGTCCGGATGGCCGCTCGCCGCAGAGGCGGAGAACACCGCGCGTCTGCTCTTCCCCCGCCTGGGAGTTCGGTGA
- a CDS encoding alpha/beta fold hydrolase: MNQDPTVRRDVAVPWSSIRERFGEIVADHGVRPAVVCGNETITYRDLHARATGTARSLVSDDDRRPVALDTESSLDCVVAIVSVLLSGRPLVLLDSQLPEERRAAIVRGADALRLSPKTFPTPTSTGTLPPVAHSDCAVLLFTSGSTGQPKSVIQGQRLWLNQAVDFHRTLGIGPGDRIGMALPLSFGGGMDVVVHALLNGATLDVLDPRERGIDAVPAWIAGHRPTTLHATPSLLRRIVAACTEPAPELRLVTTCGEAIHGRDVRSMRTVLGDHIGFCNLSGSSETGNLAFHELPAGAAVPDRVLPAGHPATNKTVLLLDADGEPVPAGVIGEIVLESRYLAEGYRSGDAGRFTDLGNGVRRYRTGDLARRDDDGTLHLIGRADDAVKIRGYLVEVAEIETAVLRHPGVAECAVLADKRDHREHLAVFYAPAPHSPAPAASEVRTHLARLLPSWMMPTHLVVTTALPRTERGKIDRSRLVIPDVPRDLAPARTSVEGVVAAQWAQALGLDTVGRHEDPFALGADSLALQRVLAALADRYGSRISVGRALADPTPAGIATQIGASRRRGALPATALLRGGLPPTALLRGGLPPTALLRGGLPPTAVLLDRGEQPLWCFCGAGGNTSSFVSLAREVAGDYTTYALQQQGLENRALPDFAVAAMVRRHLVTIRAQQPHGPYRLVGHSLGGLLALETARVLVGSGERVQSLTILDTLLPGAIVAARTPMTADDLRERLVATDEHRAVPPLATRLRTHWQVYTAGLLQRDPLLQEKVFWELGLRVGNRHHARPWRGDATVYLTADNSDDPAWWSALVTGNLETVRVPGDHLSVLRAPVVTDVAARIRARENVTTNPRTF, translated from the coding sequence GTGAACCAGGACCCGACGGTGCGGCGGGACGTGGCGGTCCCGTGGAGTTCGATTCGAGAACGCTTCGGCGAGATCGTCGCCGACCACGGCGTCCGTCCGGCCGTGGTGTGCGGGAACGAGACGATCACCTACCGGGACCTGCACGCGCGCGCCACCGGCACCGCCCGTTCGCTGGTCTCCGACGACGACCGGCGCCCGGTGGCACTCGACACCGAGAGCAGCCTCGACTGTGTCGTCGCGATCGTGTCCGTCCTGCTGTCCGGTCGCCCGCTGGTGTTGCTCGACTCCCAGCTCCCCGAGGAGCGCCGGGCGGCGATCGTGCGTGGGGCCGACGCACTCCGGCTGTCCCCGAAGACCTTCCCGACCCCGACGTCCACGGGCACACTGCCGCCGGTCGCGCACTCGGACTGCGCCGTTCTGCTGTTCACGTCCGGCTCCACCGGACAACCGAAATCGGTGATCCAAGGACAGCGTCTGTGGCTCAACCAGGCAGTGGACTTCCACCGCACCCTGGGCATCGGCCCCGGTGACCGCATCGGGATGGCGCTGCCGCTCAGCTTCGGTGGCGGGATGGACGTGGTCGTGCACGCCCTGCTCAACGGAGCCACCCTCGACGTCCTCGACCCGCGTGAGCGGGGCATCGACGCGGTGCCTGCCTGGATCGCCGGCCACCGTCCGACGACACTGCACGCCACCCCGTCACTGCTCCGCCGGATCGTGGCCGCCTGCACCGAGCCCGCGCCGGAGCTGCGGTTGGTCACGACGTGCGGGGAAGCGATCCACGGCCGCGACGTCCGGTCCATGCGGACCGTTCTCGGTGACCACATCGGCTTCTGCAACCTGTCCGGCTCGTCCGAGACGGGCAATCTCGCGTTCCACGAACTTCCGGCCGGCGCGGCCGTGCCGGACCGCGTCCTTCCCGCCGGCCACCCGGCCACCAACAAGACGGTGCTCCTGCTCGACGCGGACGGTGAGCCGGTGCCCGCGGGCGTGATCGGCGAGATCGTCCTCGAATCCCGTTATCTCGCCGAGGGATACCGCAGTGGTGATGCCGGCCGATTCACCGATCTGGGCAACGGCGTCCGCCGCTACCGGACGGGCGACCTGGCCCGACGGGACGACGACGGCACGCTGCACCTGATCGGCCGGGCCGACGACGCGGTGAAGATCCGGGGATACCTGGTCGAGGTCGCCGAGATCGAGACCGCGGTGCTCCGGCACCCGGGCGTCGCCGAATGTGCCGTGCTCGCAGACAAGCGGGACCACCGGGAGCACCTGGCCGTGTTCTACGCGCCGGCGCCACACTCCCCCGCCCCGGCTGCATCGGAGGTGCGGACGCACCTGGCCCGGCTCCTGCCCTCGTGGATGATGCCCACCCACCTCGTCGTCACCACCGCCCTTCCCCGGACCGAACGCGGGAAGATCGACCGGTCCCGGCTCGTGATCCCGGACGTCCCCCGTGACCTGGCACCGGCGCGCACGTCGGTGGAGGGCGTGGTGGCCGCGCAGTGGGCGCAGGCACTGGGGCTGGACACCGTCGGGCGCCACGAGGACCCGTTCGCACTGGGTGCGGATTCGCTCGCCCTCCAGCGGGTCCTCGCCGCCCTGGCGGACCGTTACGGCAGCAGGATTTCCGTGGGCCGGGCACTTGCCGACCCCACACCCGCCGGGATCGCAACGCAGATAGGCGCATCCCGGCGACGCGGTGCGCTCCCCGCGACGGCACTCCTGCGCGGCGGCCTTCCGCCGACGGCACTCCTGCGCGGCGGCCTTCCGCCGACGGCACTCCTGCGCGGCGGCCTTCCGCCGACGGCCGTTCTCCTCGATCGGGGCGAGCAACCGTTGTGGTGCTTCTGCGGAGCGGGCGGAAACACGTCGTCGTTCGTATCGCTGGCCCGTGAGGTCGCCGGTGACTACACCACGTACGCACTACAGCAGCAGGGGCTGGAGAATCGGGCACTCCCCGATTTCGCCGTGGCCGCGATGGTCCGGCGCCATCTGGTCACCATTCGCGCGCAGCAGCCGCACGGTCCGTACCGGCTCGTCGGGCACTCGCTCGGCGGGTTGCTGGCGCTCGAGACCGCGCGGGTCCTGGTCGGCAGCGGCGAGCGGGTGCAGTCGCTGACGATTCTGGACACGCTGCTGCCGGGGGCGATCGTGGCCGCGCGCACGCCGATGACGGCGGACGATCTGCGGGAACGTCTCGTCGCCACCGACGAGCACCGCGCGGTCCCCCCGCTGGCCACCAGACTGCGCACGCACTGGCAGGTCTACACCGCGGGCCTGCTGCAACGGGATCCGCTGCTGCAGGAGAAGGTGTTCTGGGAGTTGGGATTGCGGGTCGGGAACCGGCATCACGCTCGTCCCTGGCGCGGAGACGCCACGGTCTATCTCACCGCCGACAACTCCGACGACCCCGCCTGGTGGTCCGCACTGGTGACCGGGAACCTCGAGACCGTCCGGGTGCCCGGGGACCATCTGTCGGTGCTCCGTGCACCGGTCGTGACGGACGTGGCCGCGCGAATCCGCGCTCGCGAGAATGTCACGACGAATCCGCGGACCTTCTGA
- a CDS encoding glycosyltransferase family 2 protein, translated as MTPTVTVLIPAFDAGRFVGEMMDSVLSTVGPSVEILVIDDGSTDDTAAVLASYDDRRIRVLHQDNRGLVATLNRGLDEARGEFVARLDADDWMVRGRIEAQLAAMAADPRLVSVGTDYVLVFPDGTESARIRMPATDAACRERLSLASCHCGPSVLLRMAPIRRAGLYFDESARHAEDYEMWTRLTEVGTLANLPVRGYRYRIHDDQVSTVHSAAQRKVHLAVAERYARARGHDPVPERKLEGLLWPEGPRATRTLRASRAALAVLRRQRGTESVRFVGRKVVEAAARR; from the coding sequence ATGACACCGACCGTGACCGTGCTGATCCCGGCGTTCGACGCCGGGCGATTCGTCGGCGAGATGATGGACTCCGTCCTGTCCACGGTGGGCCCGTCGGTGGAGATCCTGGTGATCGACGACGGTTCCACGGACGACACGGCGGCCGTCCTCGCGAGCTACGACGACCGGCGGATCAGGGTGCTGCACCAGGACAATCGGGGCCTGGTCGCGACCCTCAACCGGGGTCTGGACGAGGCCCGCGGTGAGTTCGTGGCCCGGCTGGACGCCGACGACTGGATGGTGCGCGGGCGCATCGAGGCACAACTCGCCGCGATGGCCGCCGACCCCCGGCTGGTGAGCGTCGGCACCGACTACGTCCTGGTGTTCCCCGACGGCACCGAGAGTGCCCGTATCCGCATGCCGGCCACCGACGCGGCCTGCCGGGAGCGGCTGAGTCTGGCGAGCTGCCACTGTGGGCCGTCCGTGCTGCTCCGGATGGCGCCGATCCGCCGCGCCGGCCTGTACTTCGACGAGTCCGCCCGGCACGCCGAAGACTACGAGATGTGGACGCGGCTGACGGAGGTCGGCACGCTCGCGAATCTCCCGGTCCGCGGATACCGGTACCGGATTCACGACGACCAGGTCAGCACCGTGCATTCCGCCGCGCAGCGGAAGGTCCACCTCGCCGTGGCCGAGCGATATGCGCGAGCTCGCGGTCACGACCCTGTTCCGGAACGGAAGCTCGAGGGACTGCTGTGGCCCGAAGGCCCGAGGGCGACGCGCACCCTGCGGGCGTCGCGCGCCGCACTCGCCGTCCTGCGTCGGCAACGGGGCACCGAGTCGGTGCGGTTCGTCGGCCGCAAGGTCGTGGAGGCCGCGGCGAGGCGTTGA
- a CDS encoding lipopolysaccharide biosynthesis protein yields the protein MTPTLDTPRRRRFPDTRSLEFDSGALVVAGLANGALGLVFWAVAARMFPESEVGRAGAVINTAVMLATVSNLSFGPMYERFLPQSGYLSRRMIVGGQCVTGVLALAVGAGFVLVGPSDRLFHSTLDAVLFPVYVMVLAGFALADSILIGLRGGRWAAVKNVFHAAAKLAVVAALGAGAVGGTDAMILAWLVPAAVAVLVVQAVVVVAGRGLPRSTAPRLPGMRALWAYFGGAYGITVLASVTPLVLPLVVVVSVGTEGAAYFTVVWSLVAAIMLGTGMVTGPFIAAAAAEPERLAVLLRRFLRLYAVVACAGAAALAVGGPIALWIVGQSYADNGATLVRLMALVQLASVPATVFGVLCRVHRTLRYAVAIQLVSTVGVVAVSLWAVPHWGVDGVGYTFLAVELVVVAAVAVPLYRRVRTDLGEKR from the coding sequence ATGACACCGACGCTGGACACACCTCGCCGTCGCCGGTTCCCCGACACCCGCAGTCTCGAATTCGATTCGGGCGCGCTGGTCGTCGCGGGCCTCGCCAACGGCGCGCTGGGCCTGGTCTTCTGGGCCGTCGCCGCCCGCATGTTCCCGGAGAGCGAGGTGGGCCGCGCGGGTGCGGTGATCAACACCGCGGTCATGCTCGCGACGGTTTCGAACCTGAGCTTCGGCCCCATGTACGAGCGGTTCCTGCCCCAGTCCGGATACCTCTCGCGACGGATGATCGTCGGTGGCCAGTGCGTCACCGGTGTGCTCGCCCTGGCCGTCGGCGCAGGGTTCGTGCTCGTCGGGCCCAGCGACCGACTGTTCCATTCCACCCTCGACGCGGTGCTGTTCCCGGTGTACGTCATGGTGCTGGCCGGCTTCGCCCTGGCCGATTCGATCCTCATCGGATTGCGGGGCGGCCGGTGGGCGGCAGTCAAGAACGTCTTCCACGCCGCCGCGAAGCTCGCCGTCGTCGCGGCACTGGGGGCGGGTGCCGTCGGCGGCACGGACGCGATGATCCTCGCCTGGCTCGTGCCCGCGGCCGTCGCCGTCCTGGTGGTGCAGGCCGTCGTCGTCGTCGCCGGACGCGGACTGCCGCGTAGCACCGCGCCGCGGCTACCCGGGATGCGCGCGCTCTGGGCGTACTTCGGTGGCGCCTACGGGATTACCGTGCTGGCCTCCGTGACGCCGCTGGTACTGCCGCTGGTGGTGGTCGTGAGCGTCGGCACCGAGGGCGCGGCCTACTTCACGGTGGTGTGGTCCCTCGTCGCGGCGATCATGCTGGGGACGGGCATGGTGACGGGCCCGTTCATCGCTGCCGCGGCCGCCGAGCCGGAACGACTGGCCGTGCTGCTCCGGCGGTTCCTCCGGCTGTACGCCGTGGTCGCCTGCGCGGGCGCCGCCGCACTCGCCGTCGGCGGGCCGATCGCCCTGTGGATCGTCGGCCAGAGCTACGCCGACAACGGCGCGACCCTGGTGCGTCTGATGGCACTCGTCCAGCTCGCGAGTGTGCCCGCCACCGTGTTCGGCGTCCTCTGCCGCGTGCACCGCACCCTGCGCTACGCCGTCGCGATCCAACTCGTCTCCACCGTGGGCGTCGTCGCGGTCTCCCTCTGGGCGGTGCCGCACTGGGGTGTCGACGGTGTCGGATACACGTTCCTGGCCGTGGAACTCGTCGTCGTGGCGGCGGTGGCCGTGCCGCTCTACCGGCGTGTACGCACCGATCTGGGGGAGAAGCGATGA
- a CDS encoding glycosyltransferase family 2 protein yields MTHARVSVVVPVYRCLPYVTGTLQSVLDQTRPVDEIVLVDDRGGDRSMPVARAFLDERGAAYRVVTHDRNRGPGPARNSGLAAATGDLLWFLDADDVADPRFVERLAGAVVGSGADFAVCRTRRVDEHGVVLGVDEPPYPAEELTGREFARLLLRGRAKAYPCTKLFRRSVLGDRPWDEHRKYEDIAATFRLAMGAGRVALVDEPLYRYLHRSGSITTTLSEGTFDLFGVGDDVRSTVLEDGFGSDWAADLLGFEYREVLTSIAHVAMRASHVAAERPALYRDAVRRVRARIRLRDLPRLARTGHPREAVFGAFMTVSPAAYSTVLRYR; encoded by the coding sequence GTGACTCACGCACGAGTGAGCGTGGTGGTGCCGGTGTACCGGTGCCTGCCGTACGTGACCGGGACGCTGCAATCGGTCCTCGACCAGACCCGCCCGGTCGACGAGATCGTCCTGGTGGACGATCGGGGAGGAGACCGGTCGATGCCGGTGGCGCGGGCGTTCCTCGACGAGCGCGGGGCCGCGTACCGGGTGGTCACCCACGACCGCAACCGTGGTCCGGGACCGGCACGCAACTCCGGATTGGCCGCGGCCACCGGTGACCTCCTCTGGTTCCTCGACGCCGACGACGTCGCCGACCCGCGGTTCGTCGAGCGTCTCGCCGGTGCGGTCGTGGGGTCGGGCGCCGACTTCGCGGTCTGTCGGACCCGTCGCGTCGACGAGCACGGAGTGGTCCTGGGGGTGGACGAACCGCCGTACCCGGCCGAGGAGCTCACCGGTCGGGAGTTCGCCCGGCTGCTTCTCCGGGGCCGCGCCAAGGCCTACCCGTGCACGAAACTGTTCCGGCGTTCGGTTCTCGGCGACCGGCCGTGGGACGAGCACCGCAAGTACGAGGACATCGCGGCGACGTTCCGGCTCGCGATGGGCGCCGGCCGGGTCGCTCTCGTCGACGAACCGCTCTACCGGTATCTCCACCGTTCGGGGTCGATCACCACGACGCTGTCCGAGGGCACGTTCGATCTGTTCGGCGTCGGGGACGACGTCCGCTCGACGGTGCTGGAGGACGGCTTCGGATCCGACTGGGCCGCCGACCTGCTCGGCTTCGAGTACCGGGAGGTGCTCACCTCGATCGCCCACGTCGCGATGCGGGCGAGCCACGTCGCCGCCGAGCGGCCGGCACTGTACCGCGATGCCGTGCGACGGGTACGCGCCCGGATCCGGCTGCGCGATCTCCCTCGTCTGGCCCGCACCGGACACCCGCGCGAGGCCGTGTTCGGCGCCTTCATGACCGTCTCGCCTGCGGCCTACTCGACCGTGTTGAGGTACCGATGA
- a CDS encoding endonuclease/exonuclease/phosphatase family protein has protein sequence MIRTLAVAAAVVAIGVSVFGGVVHYVGPESNTLIMASSFVPVFVGAGVLGVVVLLLVRAWRLALVGVVVVGAALATQAPLFVGGTDAPGSGTAVRVLQANIRLGEADTDDLVRQIRDRQVDVLTIEELTDDSVGRLREAGIDELLPEQFLSPKPSGGGGTGIYSRFPLSEREQLPHFSMSNLSATVDLGGGDRLALFAVHPMPPYPSPAWMWADEMERLREAVHARADRDPGIPVLVSGDFNSTYSHTRYRAFLTDGFEDVGERVGAGLVPTYPADTWFPAIIGIDRMIVRSMTVQEFEGVRLAGSDHHGLFAVVTTETGSS, from the coding sequence GTGATCCGCACCCTGGCCGTCGCGGCCGCCGTCGTCGCCATCGGTGTCTCGGTGTTCGGTGGCGTCGTCCACTACGTCGGCCCGGAGAGCAACACCCTGATCATGGCGTCTTCCTTCGTGCCCGTGTTCGTGGGGGCCGGTGTGCTCGGTGTCGTCGTACTTCTCCTCGTGCGGGCATGGCGGCTCGCGCTCGTCGGCGTGGTCGTCGTCGGCGCGGCGCTCGCGACCCAGGCCCCCCTGTTCGTCGGAGGGACCGATGCTCCGGGATCGGGTACGGCCGTGCGGGTGTTGCAGGCCAACATCCGGCTCGGGGAGGCCGACACCGACGACCTCGTCCGGCAGATCCGGGACCGACAGGTCGATGTCCTCACCATCGAGGAGCTCACCGACGACTCGGTGGGACGACTGCGGGAGGCGGGGATCGACGAGCTGCTCCCGGAACAGTTCCTGTCCCCGAAGCCTTCCGGCGGGGGCGGCACGGGAATCTACAGCCGATTCCCGCTCTCCGAGCGGGAACAGCTGCCGCACTTCTCGATGTCCAATCTGTCCGCGACCGTCGACCTCGGTGGCGGCGACCGGCTCGCGCTCTTCGCCGTGCATCCGATGCCGCCCTACCCGTCGCCGGCGTGGATGTGGGCGGACGAGATGGAGCGGTTGCGCGAGGCCGTCCACGCGCGGGCCGACCGAGACCCGGGGATCCCGGTACTGGTCAGCGGCGACTTCAACTCGACGTACTCGCACACCCGCTACCGCGCCTTCCTCACCGACGGTTTCGAGGACGTCGGTGAGCGTGTCGGGGCCGGCCTCGTTCCCACCTACCCCGCGGACACCTGGTTCCCGGCGATCATCGGAATCGACCGGATGATCGTGCGGTCCATGACGGTTCAGGAGTTCGAGGGTGTCCGCCTGGCCGGGTCGGACCATCACGGCCTCTTCGCCGTCGTGACCACCGAGACGGGCTCCTCGTGA